A single genomic interval of Rubripirellula reticaptiva harbors:
- a CDS encoding esterase/lipase family protein, with product MGIDAATGSQASLQLPERVILIPGLLEPRPFLWPLQGSLARHGFRAECWRDRVVFRNLERSVDRLSAAIAGDANQDGSIGIVTHSFGDWVARAAIAKSRRHRVTAMVSLAPVMRAGFFPSLLYGVTWNLIPEIKIIMNRVDASANLDCDDRVRRLVVWSRFDESLRSVSLDHVRNLQVRRVFATHLTIVCQPNVLKLTRQFLLSGNQFSK from the coding sequence ATGGGCATCGATGCAGCGACAGGTTCACAGGCATCCTTGCAGCTGCCCGAACGCGTGATCTTGATCCCCGGTTTGCTTGAGCCTCGGCCGTTCCTTTGGCCTTTGCAAGGTAGCCTGGCTCGTCATGGTTTTCGGGCTGAATGTTGGCGAGATCGAGTGGTATTTCGCAACTTGGAACGCAGTGTCGATCGATTGTCTGCCGCGATCGCAGGCGATGCGAATCAAGACGGTTCCATTGGGATCGTGACTCACAGCTTTGGTGATTGGGTCGCACGTGCAGCAATCGCTAAATCACGCCGACATCGTGTGACGGCGATGGTGTCGTTGGCTCCTGTGATGCGCGCCGGGTTCTTTCCCAGTCTGCTGTACGGAGTGACTTGGAATCTGATCCCCGAAATCAAGATCATCATGAACCGAGTCGATGCGTCGGCGAACCTTGATTGTGACGATCGAGTTCGCCGATTGGTGGTGTGGTCGCGGTTCGATGAAAGCTTACGGTCGGTGTCGTTGGATCACGTTCGTAATCTGCAAGTTCGACGTGTGTTTGCGACGCATCTTACAATCGTTTGCCAGCCGAACGTGTTGAAGCTGACGCGGCAATTTCTGCTTTCCGGCAACCAATTTTCGAAATAA